A genomic segment from Streptomyces sp. NBC_01233 encodes:
- the sufC gene encoding Fe-S cluster assembly ATPase SufC — protein MATLEIHDLHVSVEAENGAREILKGVDLTVKQGETHAIMGPNGSGKSTLAYSLAGHPKYTVTGGTVTLDGEDVLEMSVDERARAGVFLAMQYPVEVPGVSVSNFLRTSATAIRGEAPKLRTWVKEVKSAMEQLSMDPAFADRNVNEGFSGGEKKRHEILQLELLKPKIAILDETDSGLDVDALRIVSEGVNRVRESGEVGTLLITHYTRILRYIKPDFVHVFANGRIAESGGAELADQLEAEGYDKYVKGGATA, from the coding sequence ATGGCAACGCTTGAAATCCACGACCTGCACGTCTCCGTCGAGGCCGAGAACGGCGCCCGCGAGATCCTCAAGGGCGTCGACCTCACCGTCAAGCAGGGTGAGACGCACGCCATCATGGGTCCGAACGGCTCCGGCAAGTCCACCCTGGCGTACTCGCTCGCCGGTCACCCGAAGTACACCGTCACCGGTGGCACCGTGACCCTCGACGGCGAGGACGTCCTGGAGATGTCCGTCGACGAGCGTGCGCGCGCCGGCGTCTTCCTCGCGATGCAGTACCCGGTCGAGGTCCCCGGCGTCTCGGTCTCCAACTTCCTGCGCACCTCGGCCACCGCCATCCGCGGCGAGGCCCCGAAGCTGCGCACCTGGGTGAAGGAGGTCAAGTCCGCGATGGAGCAGCTCTCCATGGACCCGGCCTTCGCCGACCGCAACGTCAACGAGGGCTTCTCCGGCGGTGAGAAGAAGCGCCACGAGATCCTGCAGCTGGAGCTTCTGAAGCCGAAGATCGCGATCCTCGACGAGACCGACTCCGGCCTCGACGTCGACGCGCTGCGCATCGTCTCGGAGGGCGTCAACCGCGTCCGCGAGAGCGGCGAGGTCGGCACCCTGCTGATCACCCACTACACGCGCATCCTGCGCTACATCAAGCCCGACTTCGTGCACGTGTTCGCGAACGGCCGTATCGCCGAGTCCGGTGGCGCCGAGCTCGCCGACCAGCTGGAGGCCGAGGGCTACGACAAGTACGTGAAGGGTGGCGCGACCGCGTGA
- a CDS encoding bifunctional 3-phenylpropionate/cinnamic acid dioxygenase ferredoxin subunit: MNYVKACTLSELEENTPKRVELDGTPVSIVSTDGEVFAINDICSHANVSLSEGEVEDCMIECWLHGSAFDLRTGKPSGLPATRPVPVYPVKIEGDDVLVSLTQES, encoded by the coding sequence ATGAATTACGTCAAGGCCTGCACGCTGAGCGAGCTGGAGGAGAACACCCCGAAGCGGGTGGAACTCGACGGCACGCCGGTGTCCATCGTCTCCACCGACGGGGAGGTGTTCGCGATCAACGACATCTGCTCGCACGCGAACGTCTCGCTCTCGGAGGGCGAGGTCGAGGACTGCATGATCGAGTGCTGGCTGCACGGGTCGGCCTTCGACCTGCGCACCGGCAAGCCCTCCGGTCTGCCCGCGACGCGCCCCGTACCCGTATACCCCGTAAAGATCGAAGGGGACGACGTGCTCGTCTCCCTCACCCAGGAGTCCTGA
- the sufD gene encoding Fe-S cluster assembly protein SufD produces the protein MAEAQNIPAGSTTAGAIAVAAESTVATRMSAPPSFDVADFPVPHGREEEWRFTPLARLRGLHDGTAVADGAIKAQIDAPEGVTVESVERGDARIGKAGTPVDRIAAQAFSSFAKATVVTVPKEAVLTEPVRLTLHGEGGTTFGHTVFDVQAFAEAVIVIDHTGDAVRAANVDFLVGDGAKLTVVSVQDWDDTAVHCSQHNTLVGRDATFKSIVVTFGGDVVRIHPRISYAGPGGEAELFGLYFTDAGQHQEHRLLVQHDAPHCKSNVVYKGALQGQDAHAVWIGDVLIEKTAEGTDTYEMNRNLVLTDGARVDSVPNLEIETGEIVGAGHASATGRFDDEQLFYLQARGIPADEARRLVVRGFFAELVQQIGVPDIEERLLSKIETELQGSV, from the coding sequence ATGGCTGAGGCTCAGAACATTCCGGCGGGTTCGACCACCGCCGGCGCGATCGCGGTGGCCGCCGAGTCCACCGTCGCCACCCGGATGAGTGCCCCCCCGTCCTTCGACGTGGCGGACTTCCCCGTGCCCCACGGCCGCGAGGAGGAGTGGCGCTTCACTCCGCTGGCCCGCCTGCGTGGTCTCCACGACGGCACCGCGGTCGCCGACGGCGCCATCAAGGCCCAGATCGACGCGCCCGAGGGCGTCACGGTCGAGTCGGTGGAGCGCGGCGACGCGCGCATCGGCAAGGCCGGCACCCCGGTGGACCGGATCGCCGCCCAGGCGTTCTCGTCCTTCGCCAAGGCCACGGTCGTCACCGTGCCCAAGGAGGCCGTCCTGACCGAGCCGGTGCGCCTCACGCTGCACGGCGAGGGCGGCACCACCTTCGGGCACACCGTCTTCGACGTGCAGGCCTTCGCCGAGGCCGTCATCGTCATCGACCACACCGGTGACGCCGTGCGCGCCGCCAACGTCGACTTCCTGGTCGGCGACGGCGCCAAGCTCACGGTCGTCTCCGTGCAGGACTGGGACGACACCGCCGTCCACTGCTCGCAGCACAACACGCTGGTCGGCCGCGACGCGACCTTCAAGTCGATCGTGGTCACCTTCGGCGGCGACGTCGTCCGCATCCACCCGCGCATCAGCTACGCAGGCCCCGGCGGCGAGGCCGAGCTCTTCGGCCTGTACTTCACGGACGCCGGCCAGCACCAGGAGCACCGCCTCCTGGTGCAGCACGACGCGCCGCACTGCAAGTCGAACGTGGTCTACAAGGGCGCGCTCCAGGGCCAGGACGCCCACGCGGTCTGGATCGGCGACGTGCTCATCGAGAAGACCGCCGAGGGCACCGACACCTACGAGATGAACCGCAACCTGGTCCTCACGGACGGTGCGCGGGTCGACTCGGTGCCGAACCTGGAGATCGAGACCGGCGAGATCGTCGGCGCCGGCCACGCCTCGGCGACCGGCCGCTTCGACGACGAGCAGCTCTTCTACCTGCAGGCCCGTGGCATCCCGGCCGACGAGGCCCGCCGCCTGGTCGTCCGCGGCTTCTTCGCCGAGCTCGTCCAGCAGATCGGTGTCCCGGACATCGAGGAGCGCCTGCTCTCCAAGATCGAGACCGAGCTCCAGGGTTCCGTCTGA